The Pyrococcus horikoshii OT3 genome includes a window with the following:
- a CDS encoding serine protein kinase RIO: MERLDREIAEVLGLTERREKDSELFKVFSEVFDKTTVETITYFYRRGKIERLYGVLSTGKEANVFAGYDSNGNKIAVKIYRTYTTEFRRIWEYLAADPRIGSLPRDIRKLVFVWTRREYKNLQRALKYAVRAPEPIAFRNNILIMEFIGDDLPAPRLKDVEKELEKGDFEELYDFAMRSIEKLWKRGDMVHGDLSEYNILIWHEPVIIDWSQATVKRNRMSLTLLYRDIRNITNYFARKGVDVEDPEVKFRELAGDELWERNLRNL; the protein is encoded by the coding sequence ATGGAAAGACTTGATAGAGAGATAGCAGAAGTTCTCGGATTAACAGAAAGAAGAGAAAAAGATAGTGAGCTCTTTAAAGTCTTTAGCGAAGTATTTGATAAGACAACGGTTGAGACAATAACTTACTTTTACAGGCGAGGAAAGATAGAAAGACTTTATGGTGTCTTAAGCACAGGGAAAGAAGCCAATGTCTTTGCTGGTTATGATTCAAACGGAAATAAAATAGCGGTAAAGATCTATAGAACATACACAACAGAGTTTAGGAGGATATGGGAATATTTAGCCGCAGACCCGCGAATAGGGAGCTTACCTCGGGATATAAGAAAATTAGTTTTTGTATGGACGAGAAGGGAATATAAGAATTTGCAAAGAGCTCTCAAATATGCAGTTAGGGCTCCTGAACCAATAGCTTTCCGAAATAATATTTTGATTATGGAGTTCATAGGAGACGATCTTCCTGCACCTAGACTCAAGGATGTTGAAAAGGAGCTTGAGAAGGGAGATTTTGAGGAGCTATATGACTTTGCAATGAGATCAATAGAGAAACTTTGGAAACGTGGGGATATGGTTCATGGAGACTTAAGCGAGTATAATATTCTAATCTGGCATGAACCTGTTATAATAGATTGGTCTCAAGCAACTGTTAAGAGAAATAGAATGAGTTTAACGTTGCTTTATAGAGATATAAGGAATATAACTAACTACTTTGCTAGAAAAGGAGTTGACGTTGAGGATCCTGAGGTAAAATTTAGGGAACTCGCGGGTGATGAGTTATGGGAGAGGAATTTGAGAAACTTATGA
- the eif1A gene encoding translation initiation factor eIF-1A — translation MPKKERKVEGEEVIRVPLPEGNQLFGVVEQALGAGWMDVRCEDGKIRRCRIPGKLRRRVWIRVGDLVIVQPWPVQSDKRGDIVYRYTQTQVDWLLRKGKITQEFLTGGSLLVE, via the coding sequence ATGCCTAAGAAGGAGAGAAAGGTTGAGGGTGAAGAGGTTATAAGGGTTCCCCTTCCAGAAGGAAATCAGCTGTTCGGAGTAGTTGAGCAGGCATTAGGGGCTGGATGGATGGATGTTAGATGCGAGGATGGAAAGATCAGGAGATGTAGGATCCCAGGAAAGCTTAGAAGGAGAGTATGGATTAGGGTTGGTGACTTAGTAATAGTTCAACCTTGGCCAGTCCAGAGCGATAAGAGAGGAGATATAGTCTATAGGTACACTCAAACTCAGGTTGACTGGTTGCTAAGAAAAGGGAAGATCACCCAAGAGTTCCTGACAGGGGGCTCCTTGCTGGTAGAGTGA
- the sppA gene encoding signal peptide peptidase SppA, whose translation MQEGVWKYISLILALVLSLSIVSNALLYIQIGEVEKYKEGKPSFNETTVLTSPEDNVTILKLQNEKLKREVEFLKGFIASRNVTYTNVTVAILPIFGPIDDESALNVIEVIRRIRENDTIKGVLVWIESPGGFVGPVREIYIELKKLDYIKPVIAYVSGYAYSGGYYIACAAKEIVANPLADVGSIGVIYVHFNAEKYYEMNGIEVEVFKTGPYKDMGADWRKLTPEERKIVQTQIQTYFNDFLQVVSEGRNMTVEDVKKFATGRTWFAKDVNGTLVDKLGDLDLALKELLKLIGAKKANVIVYDVNRGKFEIGTTALLYMPPNLVYGYIRRGE comes from the coding sequence ATGCAAGAAGGTGTTTGGAAATACATCTCGCTAATCTTAGCCTTAGTTTTAAGCCTTTCAATAGTAAGTAATGCCCTCCTTTATATCCAGATAGGTGAGGTAGAAAAGTATAAGGAGGGTAAGCCAAGCTTCAATGAGACCACTGTGTTAACTTCTCCTGAAGATAATGTAACAATTCTTAAACTCCAAAATGAGAAGCTCAAAAGAGAGGTCGAATTCTTAAAGGGATTTATAGCATCTAGAAACGTAACTTATACAAATGTGACTGTTGCAATATTACCAATCTTCGGACCAATTGACGACGAATCCGCTTTAAATGTTATAGAGGTCATTAGAAGGATAAGGGAAAATGATACAATAAAAGGAGTTCTAGTATGGATAGAGAGCCCAGGAGGGTTTGTTGGTCCGGTAAGAGAGATATACATCGAACTAAAAAAGTTAGATTATATAAAGCCGGTAATAGCGTACGTTAGTGGATACGCCTACTCAGGAGGATATTACATAGCATGTGCGGCCAAAGAGATTGTTGCTAACCCTCTAGCAGACGTGGGGAGCATAGGAGTTATATACGTTCATTTTAATGCGGAAAAGTATTATGAAATGAACGGAATTGAAGTGGAAGTATTCAAGACTGGACCATATAAAGACATGGGGGCCGATTGGAGAAAGCTCACACCAGAAGAGAGAAAGATAGTTCAAACTCAAATTCAGACATACTTTAACGATTTCCTTCAGGTCGTAAGTGAAGGGAGAAACATGACAGTAGAAGATGTTAAGAAATTTGCAACTGGAAGAACATGGTTCGCTAAGGATGTCAATGGAACTCTGGTAGATAAGCTGGGAGATCTTGACTTGGCATTGAAGGAACTTCTAAAATTGATTGGAGCTAAAAAAGCAAACGTTATAGTATACGATGTAAATAGAGGGAAATTTGAAATAGGAACAACGGCCTTGCTGTACATGCCCCCCAATCTAGTATATGGATACATAAGGAGAGGGGAGTAG
- a CDS encoding PH1570 family protein: MQCEEKLEVFENGFKDEKFNVEVKFYGNDARKVLLAMIYELYLPEYGREYVYPFECAKEFWNIYLEGEEIQDEEFQLKPIKFTSEQVIKKLQEEIKKIKPPLEIKIEEAKIYKTKEGYLAVGNYFILDPRGRLFIFNKPSIANKILKYIWKW, translated from the coding sequence ATGCAATGTGAGGAGAAGTTAGAGGTCTTTGAAAACGGTTTTAAAGATGAAAAGTTCAATGTTGAAGTCAAATTTTACGGAAATGATGCAAGAAAAGTTCTTTTAGCTATGATTTACGAACTTTATCTTCCAGAATACGGGAGAGAGTACGTATATCCTTTTGAGTGCGCCAAAGAATTCTGGAATATCTATTTAGAAGGTGAAGAGATCCAAGATGAAGAATTTCAACTGAAACCAATAAAATTCACGAGTGAGCAGGTCATTAAAAAGCTTCAAGAAGAAATTAAGAAAATTAAACCCCCACTTGAGATAAAAATTGAGGAGGCAAAAATATACAAAACTAAGGAAGGATACCTAGCCGTGGGTAATTATTTCATCCTAGACCCGAGGGGGAGATTATTCATATTTAATAAACCCAGCATTGCTAACAAAATTCTAAAATACATCTGGAAGTGGTAG
- a CDS encoding AI-2E family transporter has translation MVELEKEKIVWIAIILLIIFLVWETLKDLIAPIVFGMAASYIAYPFHIKLSKKVGKRNSVLILSGILSIFSLIFFVGVTLWITDTLKNLYNYLDAFFSWLSTLNVPGFLSSLFDALATSFPEKLRSILLQYTLSLPKLALQLIVFLAVFYATLLNADFLAKEIYELLPLTNRELGEKMIEKVKDTVDAILKTWLFFSVVKGIFLALGFYLFKISNVAGSIAAGVLCIVLELLPVVGGWIMWLAGAIILLRRSMLLAIIFAIYGIITISPIPDYFLKPKFAKERAKVSSVVALVGIFGGWIAFGAVGIILGPIAIGLLLALIDAWREIGTKQPSKAHRSQDA, from the coding sequence GTGGTAGAATTGGAAAAAGAGAAAATTGTATGGATAGCAATAATTCTTCTGATAATCTTCCTTGTATGGGAAACCCTCAAAGATCTGATTGCCCCGATAGTATTTGGAATGGCGGCAAGTTACATAGCTTATCCCTTTCACATTAAACTAAGCAAAAAAGTTGGAAAAAGAAACTCCGTTCTGATTCTATCAGGTATTTTATCGATATTTTCCCTGATATTTTTTGTTGGCGTAACTCTGTGGATAACAGATACCCTTAAGAACCTATATAACTACCTTGATGCCTTTTTCTCTTGGCTTTCTACACTCAACGTCCCTGGTTTTCTTTCTTCGCTTTTCGATGCCTTGGCCACAAGTTTCCCGGAAAAGTTAAGGAGTATCCTACTCCAATACACCCTTTCCCTGCCAAAACTTGCACTTCAACTGATTGTGTTTCTAGCGGTATTCTATGCTACCCTCCTAAATGCAGATTTCTTAGCTAAGGAGATCTATGAGTTGCTGCCATTAACAAATAGGGAATTAGGAGAGAAAATGATAGAAAAAGTAAAAGATACTGTAGATGCTATCCTTAAAACCTGGCTATTTTTCAGCGTAGTAAAGGGAATCTTTTTAGCCCTGGGATTTTACCTATTTAAGATAAGCAATGTTGCAGGTTCCATAGCGGCGGGAGTTCTATGTATTGTTTTAGAGCTACTTCCCGTTGTTGGAGGATGGATAATGTGGCTTGCTGGAGCAATAATCCTCTTGAGACGATCAATGCTCCTTGCCATAATTTTTGCGATATATGGAATAATTACCATATCCCCGATCCCCGACTATTTCCTCAAGCCGAAATTTGCAAAAGAGAGGGCGAAAGTGAGCTCTGTAGTAGCTTTAGTTGGAATATTCGGCGGTTGGATAGCCTTTGGGGCAGTTGGTATAATCCTAGGCCCAATAGCTATAGGACTATTATTAGCCCTTATAGATGCATGGAGAGAGATAGGGACTAAACAACCTTCCAAAGCTCATCGCTCTCAGGACGCTTAA
- a CDS encoding AIR synthase family protein, with amino-acid sequence MLVGKIPSELLAKILEKLKPGDKVIVGPKVGIDATAIDFGDYVLVASTDPITGTEEKIGFYAVNINANDVATFGARPKWFLVTILLPEGSEFNDVITIMDEVREVAEGMGISIVGGHTEVTPGLKKPIVVGTMLGEVEKENLVVPNPRPGDAIILTKGAGIEGTSIIAHEREEELKGVFGSNFVERAKAFINEISIVREALLSREFATAMHDPTEGGIANGLHEMADINGLGFRIFANKVIIREETRKICHFYDLDPLALISSGALLISTPRDHAKFLIERLLSHGIQASIIGEFLAEKKRVIIENGAERPLKRPESDELWKVV; translated from the coding sequence ATGCTGGTGGGTAAAATCCCTTCGGAGTTATTGGCAAAAATTTTAGAGAAATTAAAACCAGGAGATAAGGTTATAGTTGGCCCTAAGGTTGGGATAGATGCAACTGCAATTGACTTTGGTGATTACGTTTTAGTAGCATCAACTGATCCAATAACTGGGACAGAGGAAAAGATAGGCTTTTACGCTGTTAATATAAACGCGAATGACGTGGCAACCTTTGGTGCTAGGCCGAAGTGGTTTTTAGTTACGATACTACTTCCTGAGGGTTCCGAGTTCAATGATGTCATTACCATAATGGATGAGGTACGTGAAGTTGCTGAGGGGATGGGAATATCGATAGTTGGTGGCCATACAGAAGTCACTCCTGGGTTAAAGAAGCCTATAGTTGTGGGGACTATGCTTGGTGAGGTTGAGAAGGAAAATCTCGTTGTTCCAAATCCAAGACCAGGTGATGCAATAATCCTTACGAAGGGGGCAGGAATTGAGGGTACCTCTATAATAGCCCATGAAAGAGAGGAAGAGCTCAAGGGAGTTTTCGGTTCAAATTTCGTTGAAAGGGCCAAAGCTTTCATTAATGAAATAAGTATAGTCAGGGAGGCCCTTCTCTCTAGGGAATTTGCAACAGCAATGCATGATCCAACTGAGGGAGGGATAGCAAATGGCCTTCATGAAATGGCGGATATAAATGGGCTTGGCTTTAGAATCTTTGCGAATAAAGTAATTATAAGGGAAGAAACCAGAAAGATATGCCACTTCTATGACCTTGATCCGCTAGCATTGATAAGTTCGGGTGCTTTACTGATCTCTACCCCTAGAGATCATGCAAAATTCCTAATTGAGAGGTTACTCTCACATGGAATTCAGGCGAGTATAATTGGGGAATTTTTGGCCGAGAAAAAGAGAGTAATAATAGAGAATGGGGCCGAAAGACCTCTTAAGCGTCCTGAGAGCGATGAGCTTTGGAAGGTTGTTTAG